A single Hippocampus zosterae strain Florida chromosome 17, ASM2543408v3, whole genome shotgun sequence DNA region contains:
- the bptf gene encoding nucleosome-remodeling factor subunit BPTF isoform X3: protein MRGKRGRPPKPLATEEHSPAPATTRGLRPRRNIKPRFRDSGEEDAESPVRGVAKPTRKKKAASVISTRGRGRGRGGRGRRGARGGRRTPVSKTVVYDDHESDEDDDAVSLRSEEEEPVEDPQSDEDEALKEDSDCLDDVLDEQQRQEEEEVEDDASYCTESSFRSQSTHASTPGRKKARPRTPILEEKNIPPLDLPASSEDLLVPSEDLLNATSIYEVLRNFSTVLRLSPFRFEDFCAALIGQEQCTLIAETHISLLKAILHEEETSNTSFGPADLKDSVNSTLYFIDGMTWPEVLRAYCESDTEYHYVLPDQELDDYPFGPVESKIKVLQFLVNQFLTTNIAREELMSDGVMQYDDHCRVCHRLGDLLCCETCSAVYHLECVKPPLKEVPEDEWQCEICVAHQIPGVTDCVTEAQKNRPYIRQEPLGYDRHQRKYWFLSRRIIVEEDGEHQKKKIWYYSSRWQFQELLECLDKDYWEMDLWASLEEIKEEVQTHMDITEDLTDKARGNNKAYLTAVNEMVTERLKCRRDARTANRQAEEVNTQAEKSCVPTVGDSAKVPSQLGDGEHKDIEPKETAAAMPAAVVPTGAQESCASDSKSSSAPRDSSEVPDSNIDAKEDGESPPAAKQERTDEAKRSSESTQAQAPDEHPEAGPKVSDSRSPGKPEQPDLFERSSRSSFTSQDGTEECHVNVRSNRATGSALDSVNQILRKSKESSPDFETSHSSFSKSDFALNLNNLFKLGQEGKYRVYHNQYSTNVLALNKHQHREDNDKRRHLSHKFSLTAASEFKWNGSIYGSRSLTITTLRFNIIQLESNIPPPFMHLNWASHRTNWNKAVQMCSKAREFALALAILECAIKPVVMLPVWKDSLGHTRLHRMTSMEREEKEKVKKREKKLEDEESLQQATWVKYSVNIKHQVWKQKGEEYRVTGYGGWSWVSKTRVPRFVPKLPGNTNANYRKELKAKIRQENDAGTNKEKKAEDEMQTSQSTAEEKQPVSMSVSAPSASSEQEQAAKEEAKPKDEEQENVEDDKMEIEPRLNSAPSNEDGENVENKGPSLPAAQPVKTEPIQKDEPPQDETPAPEPSYDVVDVSEGFHLRTAYKQKVKPSKLDGLLERRVKQFTLEEKQRLERFRQAALLSKMASARPTSVIKTEAKQPSAVNPCVKVEEKKGDKKAKDPVVKQLDFDQEPNELQVNSDIKLDGHGPQTEIGPAHGNGGGAAAYNEVNGGSTGSTGLNGKNNFKSEAIESQEKPLKQEVEDNTKKRSYEEMERGSRQTDGEMVEADQSKTNAEQLNGETGLAVPSPSNLSNQVHGGNKEPVKPLMNGSLSQNVASYDGHSPPTKIPKLENHVADTAEPQNVVSSDKDALKGSDGAAPAHLQTSNSSDNGSRREDVKTPPQNVFESQNAPTSAANNAVSSTPTSANKPVSAVSPSSKPAGADVTCPKVGSTSSTICKEYSTSERVTLLKFTKCKKARSGTALPSYRKFVTKSSKKSIFVLPNDDLKRLARKGGFKEVPIFNYNAKPALDIWPYPSPRPTFGITWRYRLQTMRSLAGVSLMLRLLWACLRWDDMAVKPSVAVGLTRKETTDTDITTTEIIKRRDVGPYGIYSEYCIRKIICPLGSRDTPKETPTPQRKGLRSSALRPKKQESAKPTGPIAVETWIPEEDLELWEIRAFAEKMEKEKLQGTDSPKTVSALKSAEDVKTHLENQLKQTRMAAQQKRFEQQAVSTAAVATTPTTTTTTSSSSTSNCVSTPVSTGQRTSQVTSGTKMVLASKLGSPVSLQQDKNFHQSFATWVKQGQTSSNTDEQKCSSIFPSGPPANLRTYSTLHPTTGNINLRASNSASSSHQQMMRAGNQTQPAASPKLTLQGHSQQVQMGQGHVASAAVSGSTPAQTIEGQRAAGPAPSPCATSAAPGQAPATPSQASRPQQGQVKLTMAQLMQLTQSAQGGNPGLTVVIQGQGQTEGQLQIVPQGVTVIPSPGQQLMQAAMPNGQVHRFLFTPMPVSSSISTSTLAAAVPAKPAALPSPPTQISRSNVQTTPSALAQTQMAAPIPAPTQPISPLSSQPGSDLGSTPTSVPIHPQVTASIPTTLHVTPQVPVEARISAPSSQFSPIAAQALPQTLVSSSAPVQTEVAKSVPAPQHNGGQTMIPPQLLDQNPTVMTVAVAGQVTTQSQISAQTSPASSAPLQMHVTVPAPAFVPLSGNSAVQYANVTQMQCISASLPSPVQPQVPTCALPAASGPVIAVVSNEIGVLSPAKALTQIQTLAPRPLHAAAGHAVVTPVTATCTTPSVPALIEQRAAQPQVWKQASCEGQLPVHSVQQATIPSPPALTAVPACTLASRSIPVSSLPQASLSLKTQVQHPAVVSVQQVSQIPLSAVQLQMKALPVSSVVTTVRQPQAFSPLQSCPQNQICAQIQVQPCGQVQKIQHLQSPPHFQAQAQIHPQIRVQFQPQTQPASQPQVQHLPQIQPQVQFQSPKPTLPQVQVQHQHQYQSQAQSALQTQVHTQPQTQQQPQAPLQAQLHPQVQVHFQQQNQIHPLPHASQQPQVQSLSPMTSPIPTQTQFKAQSPTQVPVQTQPQVQAQVQVQFQTPKQTHIQAQPQLHVQPSIRHQLITVPGLQQPVQLLSALPPHVAAQIQAQIQAQAQQQGGTVPQQIKLQLPIQIQQAHQIQNVVTIQAPTNLQDQLQRMQQPRDQQQPQPQQQQQQQQQQHAQQHQHLPPKKKKQQENKREHKDHNQSSVSPGDGVHKQVGAKHSISAEQLKQRKTQAAAEREENQRMIVCNQVMKYILDKIEKDEKQAAKKRKKDEVVEQKRSKQNATKLTALLYKHKEHLKAEILKKRALLDKDLQLQVQEELRRDIARLQKEKEKARAAIAQAAAAAVKSSSVSSHSSHSSQPSHSTHSSHSNRTAGPPSSTHKRKREEERDKDRNRDKERHHDKKRERERDKDRDRYKDRERDREKERMRAHEHHRPQDREKGRERDRDKERDPFSFKHKKKKKLSSTSKDHKKDNKLYCICKTPYDESKFYIGCDLCSNWFHGACVGITEKEAKKLEDFVCNDCKRGHEGGSKEELYCICRTPYDESQFYIGCDRCQNWYHGRCVGILQSEANHIDVYVCPQCQSTQDAMTVLTPLTDKDYEGLKRILRSLQSHKMAWPFLEPVDPHDAPDYYRVIKEPMDFSTMESRLQKRHYHKVTEFVADVTKIFDNCRYYNPNDTPFFQCAEVLEGFFVQKLKCFKTGRLSDS, encoded by the exons ATGAGAGGGAAAAGGGGCAGGCCGCCCAAACCGCTAGCAACCGAGGAGCACTCGCCAGCTCCGGCTACTACACGGGGCTTGCGGCCGAGGAGGAATATCAAGCCCCGTTTCCGAGACAGCGGCGAGGAGGACGCGGAGAGTCCCGTTCGGGGAGTAGCCAAGCCGACCAGGAAAAAGAAAGCGGCATCTGTCATCTCGACGCGAGGCAGGGGACGAGGCAGAGGTGGCCGAGGAAGAAGAGGGGCTCGCGGAGGCAGAAGGACCCCTGTCTCCAAAACGGTCGTGTACGACGACCACGAGAgcgacgaggacgacgacgcTGTCAGTTTGAGATCCGAGGAAGAAGAGCCGGTCGAGGACCCTCAGTCCGACGAGGACGAGGCCCTCAAGGAGGACTCGGACTGCCTTGATGATGTGCTGGACGAGCAGCagcggcaggaggaggaggaggtggaagaTGATGCCAGCTACTGTACGGAGAGTAGCTTTCGGAGTCAGAGCACACACGCCAGCACACCGG GGAGGAAAAAGGCCCGACCCCGCACCCCCATTTTGGAAGAGAAAAACATCCCCCCTCTTGATCTACCCGCGTCTTCCGAGGATCTCCTGGTGCCTAGCGAAGACCTGCTAAATGCAACCTCCATCTATGAGGTGCTTCGGAACTTCAGCACGGTGCTGCGGCTGTCCCCCTTCCGCTTTGAGGACTTTTGCGCCGCGCTCATCGGCCAGGAACAATGCACTTTAATTGCGGAGACTCACATTTCTCTGCTGAAGGCCATCCTGCATGAAGAGGAAACGTCCAACACTAGCTTTGGGCCCGCTGACCTCAAGGACAGCGTCAATTCCACTCTGTACTTCATCGACGGCATGACGTGGCCCGAGGTGCTACGTGCTTATTGTGAGAGCGACACAGAGTACCACTACGTTCTGCCCGATCAGGAACTGGATGATTATCCTTTTGGTCCCGTTGAAAGTAAAATCAAGGTGCTTCAGTTCCTGGTGAACCAGTTTCTTACCACCAACATTGCCCGTGAAGAGCTGATGTCTGATGGCGTCATGCAATATGACGACCACTGTCGCGTATGTCACCGGCTCGGTGACCTGCTCTGCTGCGAGACCTGCTCTGCGGTTTACCACTTGGAGTGTGTGAAGCCACCACTAAAGGAGGTTCCGGAAGACGAGTGGCAGTGCGAGATCTGTGTGGCACATCAAATACCCGGCGTGACCGACTGTGTGACGGAAGCGCAGAAGAACAGGCCCTACATACGCCAGGAGCCTCTTGGATATGACCGCCACCAGAGGAAATACTGGTTTCTCAGCAGAAGGATTATTGT TGAAGAGGACGgtgaacaccagaagaaaaagATCTGGTACTACAGCAGCAGATGGCAGTTTCAAGAGCTGCTTGAGTGTCTGGATAAGGACTACTGGGAGATGGACCTTTGGGCCAGTCTGGAGGAGATAAAGGAGGAAGTTCAAACTCACATGGACATCACGGAGGACCTTACCGATAAAGCTCGCGGAAACAATAAAGCCTACCTCACTGCTGTCAACG AGATGGTCACAGAACGTTTAAAGTGCAGACGGGACGCGCGGACAGCAAACCGGCAAGCAGAGGAAGTGAATACACAAGCGGAAAAAAGTTGCGTGCCGACAGTGGGGGATTCTGCCAAAGTTCCGTCGCAGCTCGGCGATGGAGAGCACAAAGACATCGAGCCCAAGGAGACCGCGGCGGCTATGCCTG CAGCTGTCGTTCCGACCGGCGCCCAAGAGAGCTGCGCGTCTGATTCTAAGTCCAGCTCGGCCCCCCGGGACTCAAGTGAAGTTCCTGATTCAAACATCGACGCCAAGGAGGATGGGGAATCCCCGCCAGCGGCAAAGCAGGAAAGGACAG ATGAAGCTAAGCGGAGCAGTGAATCCACGCAAGCACAAGCCCCTGACGAGCATCCTGAAGCAGGGCCGAAGGTCTCAGACAGCAGGAGCCCCGGGAAACCAGAGCAGCCAGACCTGTTTGAAAGGTCCTCTCGGTCATCTTTCACCAGTCAAGATGGGACAG aGGAGTGTCATGTTAATGTGAGGAGCAACAGAGCAACTGGATCGGCGCTGGACTCTGTGAACCAAATTTTGAGGAAAAGCAAAGAG TCCTCCCCAGATTTCGAGACTTCACATTCCAGCTTTTCCAAAAGCGACTTTGCGTTGAACTTGAACAACTTGTTCAAACTGGGTCAGGAGGGTAAATATCGGGTGTACCATAACCAGTACAGCACCAACGTCCTGGCGCTCAACAAGCATCAGCACCGGGAAGACAACGACAAAAGGCGGCACCTCTCCCACAAGTTCAGCTTGACGGCCGCGTCGGAGTTCAAGTGGAACGGCTCCATCTACGGATCCCGGAGCCTGACTATCACCACCCTGCGTTTCAACATCATCCAGCTGGAGAGCAACATCCCACCGCCATTTATGCACCTGAACTGGGCATCGCACAG AACTAACTGGAACAAAGCAGTGCAAATGTGTAGCAAAGCGAGGGAATTTGCGCTCGCCTTGGCCATCCTGGAGTGTGCCATCAAGCCAGTTGTCATGCTGCCCGTATGGAAAGATTCCCTTGGACACACGAG GCTACACCGCATGACCTCCATGGAGCGTGAAGAGAAAGAGAAGGTCAAGAAACGGGAGAAAAAGCTGGAGGATGAGGAGTCGCTGCAGCAGGCCACATGGGTGAAGTACAGCGTTAACATCAAACACcag GTGTGGAAGCAGAAGGGTGAAGAGTACAGAGTGACGGGGTATGGTGGCTGGAGCTGGGTCAGTAAGACCCGCGTACCGCGTTTTGTTCCTAAATTACCAGGAAACACGAATGCAAACTACCGAAAAGAACTGAAAG CCAAAATTAGGCAGGAAAATGATGCTGGCACCAACAAAGAGAAAAAGGCAGAGGATGAAATGCAGACGAGTCAAAGTACGGCGGAGGAAAAGCAGCCGGTTTCCATGAGTGTGTCAGCTCCGAGTGCGTCATCTGAACAAGAACAGGCAGCAAAAGAGGAAGCCAAGCCCAAAGACGAGGAGCAAGAAAATGTAGAAGACGACAAAATGGAGATTGAACCCCGTCTGAATTCAGCACCATCAAATGAAGACGGAG aaaatgttgaaaacaaagGCCCGTCACTGCCTGCTGCGCAGCCTGTAAAAACGGAGCCGATCCAGAAAGACGAGCCACCTCAGGACGAGACCCCTGCACCGGAGCCTTCATATGACGTTGTCGATGTCAGCGAAGGATTTCATTTGCGAACGGCTTATAAGCAGAAGGTAAAGCCTTCCAAATTGGATGGACTCTTGGAGCGGCGTGTCAAACAGTTCACTTTGGAGGAGAAGCAGAGACTGGAGCGGTTCAGACAGGCAGCCTTGCTGTCAAAAATGGCTTCCGCGCGGCCCACTTCTGTCATCAAAACTGAAGCTAAACAGCCGTCGGCGGTGAATCCGTGCGTTAAAGTTGAAGAAAAGAAAGGTGACAAGAAGGCGAAAGACCCCGTCGTAAAACAGCTGGACTTCGATCAGGAACCCAATGAGCTCCAAGTCAACTCGGATATCAAATTGGACGGTCACGGACCGCAGACAGAAATCGGTCCCGCGCATGGCAATGGTGGAGGTGCCGCGGCATACAACGAAGTGAACGGAGGATCCACGGGAAGCACTGGGCTCAACggtaaaaacaatttcaaatccGAAGCGATAGAAAGCCAGGAGAAACCTCTGAAACAGGAAGTTGAAGACAACACAAAGAAACGTAGCTACGAGGAAATGGAGCGAGGCAGTCGGCAGACCGATGGGGAGATGGTGGAGGCTGACCAAAGCAAGACCAATGCAGAGCAGCTGAATGGAGAAACTGGGCTCGCTGTTCCTTCACCTTCAAACCTCAGCAATCAAGTCCACGGCGGTAACAAAGAACCTGTCAAACCGCTAATGAATGGAAGTCTCTCCCAAAATGTTGCCTCCTACGACGGTCATTCACCTCCCACAAAGATCCCCAAATTAGAAAACCACGTGGCCGATACAGCAGAGCCGCAAAATGTCGTAAGTAGCGACAAGGATGCGCTCAAAGGTTCAGACGGGGCAGCGCCGGCTCATCTTCAAACTTCAAATAGTAGTGACAACGGCAGTCGTAGAGAAGATGTAAAGACACCCCCGCAAAATGTCTTCGAGTCTCAAAACGCCCCAACCTCTGCGGCAAATAACGCGGTCTCTTCCACTCCGACCTCCGCCAACAAGCCAGTGTCGGCAGTCTCTCCGAGTTCCAAGCCTGCCGGTGCAGATGTTACTTGTCCAAAGGTGGGTTCCACCTCTTCGACGATATGCAAAGAGTACAGCACCAGCGAGAGAGTCACTCTCCTCAAGTTCACCAAATGTAAGAAGGCTCGGTCAGGCACGGCCCTGCCGTCCTATCGCAAATTTGTCACCAAAAGCAGCAAAAAGAGCATTTTTGTCCTGCCCAATGATGACCTGAAGAGGCTCGCGAGGAAAGGAGGCTTCAAAGAGGTTCCCATCTTCAACTACAATGCCAAGCCAGCCTTGGATATATGGCCCTACCCGTCTCCTCGGCCTACGTTTGGAATCACGTGGAG GTACCGTCTTCAGACAATGAGATCGCTGGCGGGAGTCAGCCTGATGCTCAGGTTGCTCTGGGCCTGCCTGAGATGGGATGACATGGCTGTCAAGCCCTCTGTTGCCGTAGGCCTGACGCGCAAAG AAACCACAGACACAGATATCACCACAACGGAGATCATTAAACGCAGAGACGTGGGGCCTTATGGCATCTACTCAGAATATTGTATCAGGAAGATTATCTGTCCGCTCGGAAGCAGAGACACTCCAAAAG AAACGCCGACTCCACAAAGGAAAGGCCTACGATCCAGTGCCTTGAGACCCAAGAAACAGGAGTCAGCCAAGCCAACCGGACCGATTGCTGTGGAGACGTGGATTCCTGAAGAGGATCTGGAGCTGTGGGAGATCAGAGCCTTTGCAGAAAA aatggagaaggagaaaCTACAAGGAACTGATTCCCCCAAAACAGTCAGCGCCCTGAAGAGTGCGGAGGATGTCAAGACGCATTTGGAGAATCAGCTGAAGCAGACCAGAATGGCTGCCCAGCAG AAACGCTTTGAGCAACAAGCTGTATCCACAGCTGCAGTCGcaaccacccccaccaccaccacgacaACCTCATCATCCAGCACTTCAAATTGTGTTAGTACCCCCGTGTCCACGGGCCAGAGAACAAGTCAGGTCACATCAGGAACCAAGATGGTCTTGGCCTCCAAATTGGGATCACCAGTCTCCTTGCAGCAAGACAAGAACTTCCACCAGTCTTTTGCCACCTGGGTCAAGCAGGGTCAGACCAGTAGTAATACAG atgagcagaaatgcagcagcaTATTCCCGTCCGGCCCACCTGCAAACCTGAGGACGTACAGTACACTCCATCCGACAACCGGCAATATCAATCTCAGAGCCAGCAACTCGGCTTCATCGAGCCATCAGCAG ATGATGAGAGCAGGGAACCAAACGCAACCTGCAGCAAGTCCTAAATTGACTCTACAAG GCCATTCCCAACAGGTCCAGATGGGCCAAGGCCATGTTGCATCTGCAGCTGTATCTGGTTCTACTCCCGCGCAGACAATTGAAGGTCAGAGAGCCGCAGGTCCCGCGCCGTCACCTTGCGCGACCAGCGCAGCACCCGGGCAGGCTCCCGCGACTCCTTCCCAAGCCAGCCGACCACAGCAGGGTCAAGTCAAACTCACTATGGCGCAGCTCATGCAGTTAACGCAGAGTGCTCAG GGGGGGAATCCTGGTCTGACGGTGGTGATCCAGGGTCAAGGCCAGACGGAGGGCCAGCTGCAAATTGTCCCACAGGGCGTCACCGTCATCCCTTCCCCCGGTCAGCAGCTGATGCAGGCGGCGATGCCCAATGGCCAAGTCCATCGCTTCCTCTTCACTCCCATGCCGGTGTCTTCATCGATTTCAACGTCAACGCtcgccgccgctgttcccgcaAAGCCCGCTGCATTACCGAGTCCGCCAACCCAAATATCGAGGTCCAACGTCCAGACTACGCCTTCAGCCTTGGCCCAGACCCAAATGGCAGCCCCTATTCCTGCTCCAACGCAACCAATTTCACCTCTTTCTTCGCAACCCGGATCAGATTTGGGTTCTACCCCAACCTCCGTCCCCATACATCCTCAAGTGACAGCCTCAATTCCTACAACGCTTCACGTTACTCCGCAGGTTCCAGTAGAAGCCCGCATTTCAGCACCATCATCCCAATTCTCTCCCATAGCAGCCCAAGCGTTGCCACAAACGCTAGTTTCATCCTCTGCCCCAGTACAAACCGAAGTGGCAAAATCTGTGCCTGCCCCGCAACATAATGGAGGGCAAACTATGATTCCACCCCAACTATTAGACCAGAATCCAACAGTAATGACCGTGGCTGTCGCGGGACAAGTTACAACCCAATCCCAGATCTCGGCACAAACTTCGCCCGCTTCCTCAGCTCCGCTCCAGATGCACGTTACAGTCCCCGCCCCTGCTTTTGTCCCTCTCTCGGGCAATTCTGCTGTCCAGTATGCAAACGTTACCCAAATGCAGTGCATTTCTGCATCTCTCCCCTCACCCGTCCAACCCCAAGTACCAACCTGCGCCCTCCCTGCCGCCTCTGGTCCAGTCATCGCCGTGGTATCCAATGAAATCGGTGTCCTGTCCCCCGCTAAAGCACTAACCCAAATTCAAACTCTAGCGCCTCGCCCTCTTCATGCTGCTGCGGGACACGCTGTGGTCACGCCAGTCACGGCCACGTGTACAACACCCTCCGTGCCAG CGCTAATAGAGCAGAGGGCTGCTCAGCCCCAGGTATGGAAACAGGCTTCATGCGAAGGCCAGCTTCCAGTCCATTCTGTTCAACAGGCAACCATTCCCAGTCCCCCCGCCCTCACCGCAGTTCCTGCCTGTACCCTGGCGTCGCGTTCCATACCCGTTTCCTCACTGCCCCAGGCGTCTCTCTCCTTGAAAACTCAAGTCCAACACCCTGCAGTCGTGTCTGTTCAGCAGGTGTCTCAAATTCCTCTCTCAGCTGTGCAGCTTCAAATGAAGGCCTTACCCGTTTCCTCTGTAGTGACAACGGTTAGACAGCCCCAAGCCTTCAGTCCACTGCAGTCCTGCCCTCAAAACCAAATCTGTGCACAAATTCAGGTCCAGCCTTGCGGCCAAGTCCAAAAAATACAACACCTCCAGTCGCCGCCTCACTTCCAGGCGCAAGCGCAAATCCACCCTCAGATCAGAGTTCAGTTTCAGCCCCAAACTCAGCCGGCGTCCCAACCCCAAGTACAACACCTCCCTCAAATTCAACCCCAGGTGCAGTTTCAATCTCCAAAGCCAACCTTGCCCCAGGTTCAagttcaacaccaacaccagtACCAGTCACAGGCGCAAAGTGCGCTCCAAACACAAGTGCACACCCAACCGCAGACTCAGCAGCAGCCTCAGGCGCCACTACAAGCCCAGTTGCATCCACAGGTTCAGGTTCATTTCCAGCAGCAGAACCAGATTCACCCTCTGCCTCATGCGTCACAGCAACCTCAAGTTCAAAGTCTCTCACCAATGACAAGTCCAATTCCAACCCAAACTCAATTCAAAGCGCAGTCGCCCACCCAGGTTCCAGTACAGACTCAACCCCAAGTGCAAGCGCAGGTTCAAGTCCAGTTCCAAACCCCGAAGCAAACCCACATTCAAGCTCAGCCTCAACTTCACGTCCAGCCTTCGATTCGACATCAGCTCATCACTGTTCCGGGGCTTCAACAACCGGTCCAACTGTTGTCAGCTCTTCCACCTCACGTTGCGGCCCAGATCCAGGCTCAGATCCAAGCACAGGCGCAGCAGCAAGGCGGGACGGTTCCCCAGCAGATCAAACTGCAACTGCCTATCCAGATCCAGCAGGCTCACCAAATCCAGAACGTGGTGACGATACAGGCCCCGACAAACCTGCAGGATCAACTTCAGAGGATGCAGCAACCCAGAGACCAGCAACAACCGCAaccgcaacagcagcagcagcagcagcagcagcaacacgcTCAGCAACATCAGCATCTGccaccaaagaagaagaaacagcaAGAGAATAAAAGGGAGCATAAGGATCATAATCAGTCGTCCGTGAGCCCGGGAGACGGTGTTCATAAACAG GTGGGAGCGAAGCACAGCATTTCGGCGGAACAGCTCAAACAGAGGAAAACCCAAGCCGCCGCTGAGCGGGAGGAAAACCAGAG AATGATTGTGTGCAACCAGGTGATGAAGTATATTCTCGATAAGATTGAGAAGGACGAGAAGCAGGCAGCTAAGAAGAGAAAGAAGGACGAGGTGGTTGAGCAGAAACGCTCCAAGCAGAATGCCACCAAGTTGACGGCGTTGTTGTACAAGCATAAAGAACACCTGAAGGCAGAGATTCTAAAAAAGAGGGCTCTGCTGGACAAGGACCTTCAGTTGCAAGTGCAG GAGGAGCTGAGGCGGGACATCGCCAGGCTCCAGAAAGAAAAGGAGAAAGCCCGAGCTGCCATCGCCCAGGCTGCGGCAGCGGCAGTCAAATCATCTTCCGTCTCCTCCCACTCCTCCCATTCTTCTCAACCCTCTCACTCGACGCACTCCTCTCACAGCAACCGCACCGCCGGACCGCCGTCCTCGACACATAAACGTAAGCGTGAAGAGGAGCGAGACAAGGACCGCAACAGGGACAAGGAGCGGCATCACGACAAGAAACGCGAGCGAGAACGGGACAAAGACCGGGATCGCTACAAAGACCGAGAGCGCGATCGAGAAAAGGAGAGGATGAGAGCGCATGAGCATCATCGACCTCAGGACAGGGAGAAGGGCAGAGAAAGGGACCGAGACAAGGAGAGGGATCCCTTCTCGTTCaaacacaagaagaagaagaagctctCGTCTACCTCAAAGGATCACAAGAAGGACAATAAACTCTACTGTATCTGCAAAACGCCCTACGACGAGTCCAA GTTCTACATTGGCTGTGACCTGTGCTCCAACTGGTTCCATGGCGCATGCGTGGGCATCACCGAGAAGGAAGCCAAAAAGTTAGAGGACTTTGTGTGTAATGATTGTAAACGAGGCCACGAAGGAGGAAGCAAGGAGGAGCTCTACTGCATCTGTCGGACGCCATATGACGAATCACA GTTTTACATCGGCTGTGACCGCTGCCAGAACTGGTACCACGGGCGCTGTGTGGGCATCCTACAGAGCGAGGCCAATCACATCGACGTGTACGTTTGCCCACAGTGTCAGTCGACGCAAGATGCCATGACTGTC